GGATCACCACGTAGCCGTCGGTGAGCTGCACCTTGCCCTCGCGCAGCGCCTTGACTTCCCAGCCTTGCAGCACCATGCCCGTCTCGTAACGCTCTTCGATGAAGTAGTTGAAGATCGCCTTCTTGTTTTCGGCGATCCGGCTGTCGGTGGTGGGTTTCTTGGTGGCCATGGAGTCTCAGATGGGGGCGCGCAGCTTAGTTTCTACAATGGGCCGGCAAGACACAGAGCCTCCGATTCTATGAAAACCGTCACCAAGTCCGTCCTGATCTGGTATAGCCCCGAAGAAATGTTCGCCCTCGTCACCGACGTGGCGAAGTACCCTCAATTCCTGCCCTGGTGCGACCGCGCGTCGGTGCAGTCGCAGGACGAGCACGGCATGACGGCCCAGGTCGGCATTTCCTTCAGTGGCATTCGCCAGTCATTCACCACCCGCAACACCCATGTGGCCGGCCGCGAGGTCCATATGCAGCTGATCGACGGGCCGTTTTCGCAGCTCGAAGGCCTGTGGCGTTTTCAGCCGGTGGGCGAGGGCGAGCAGCGCGCCTGCCGCATCGAATTCGAGCTGAAATACGGCTTTTCCAATATCGCCCTGGCCACGCTGGTCGGCCCGGTCTTCGACCGTATCGCCGGCAGCATGGTCGATGCGTTCGTGAAGCGGGCGGACGAGGTGTATGGCGGGTGAGCCCGGTGCGTCGCTGGCGATCACGCTGGCGATCGACCGTGGTGCCCGAGTCGTCGAAGAACACATGCTCGCGCTTCCGATCGGTGCGCGGCTGGTCGACGCGTTGGCTGCGGCCGGATACGGAGACGAGACGGATGCCGGCATCTGGGGCAAGCAGCGCTCGCCGGACACCGTGCTGAAAAGCGGTGACCGCGTGGAGATCTACCGCCCGCTGCGGGTTGATCCCAAGGTGGCGCGGCGTGAGCGCTTTCGCAAGCAGGGCACGCGAGCGACCGGCCTGTTCGCCCGCAAGGATTGATGCGCCTCAGCGGCAGTCGCTGGCCATGATCGACTGGGCGCGCTGCGCTTCGGCGGCTCGGGTCTGGTCGTCCATGTAGCTGCGCTCGCCCGCGGCATTGAGCGTGGCGATCCGCACGCCCGAGTTGAGCGCAGCGGCCGATTGCTGGGCGCGCTGGCAGTTGTCCGCGCGGGCAGCGGCTGCCTTGGTTTCCTCGGCCTGCGCCTTGGCTTTTTCGGCCGCTTCCTGCTGCCGGCGTCGGTCGGCGAGTTCGCCGTCCTGGCCGGGCGGCCGCTGGCCCGGAGCTGCTGCCGGCGCGGTTGGCGCCGGGGCCGGTGCCTGCGCGGGAGCCGAACGCGCCGGGCCGCCGGGTTGCTTCAGGATGCTGCGTTCGGGCACGTCGATCGGCGGCGGACGGTCGCTGTAGACCTTGCGGCCGGTCTTGTCGAGCCATACGAATTGCGCTGCCACCGATCCCGCGGTGCAGGCCAGCGTGAGCGCTATGAGAAAGCGGGCAACGGTCATCGCGGCAGTGTAGCCCGCACCGGCCCATCATTGAGGGGCCATGGCAGGGCGGGTACAATCGTTTTTTTGGAGCTTTGAGATATGCGCCTCCTCGGCAAAGCGCTCACCTTCGACGATGTGTTGTTGGTTCCCGCGTACTCCCAGGTCCTGCCCAAGGACACCTCACTCGCCACCCGCTTCTCCCGCAACATCACGCTGAATATCCCGTTGGTGTCGGCGGCAATGGACACCGTGACCGAAGCCCGTCTGGCCATCGCCATCGCGCAGGAAGGCGGCATCGGCATCGTGCACAAGAACCTCACGGCTGCCGAGCAGGCCGCGCAGGTGGCCAAGGTCAAGCGCTACGAATCCGGCGTGCTGCGCGACCCGGTCGTCATCACGCCCACGCACACCGTGCTGCAGGTCAAGCAGATGTCCGACGAGCTCGGCATCTCCGGCTTCCCGGTGATCGACGGCGGCAAGGTCGTCGGCATCGTCACCGGCCGCGACCTGCGCTTCGAGACCCGCCTCGACATCCCGGTGCGCGACATCATGACGCCGCGCGAAAAGCTGATCACCGTCGGCGAAGGCACCTCCGCCGCCGAGGCGCGCGCCCTGCTGCACAAGCACAAGCTCGAACGCCTGCTGGTCATCGACGACAGCTGGCAGCTCAACGGCCTGATCACGGTCAAGGACATCACCAAGCAGAACAACTTTCCCAACGCCGCACGCGATCCGTCGGGCCGCCTGCGCGTGGGCGCCGCGGTGGGCGTGGGCGAGGGCACCGAGGAACGCGTCGAAGCGCTGGTCCGGGCCGGCGTCGACGCCATCGTGGTCGACACCGCGCACGGCCACAGCAAGGGCGTGATCGACCGGGTGCGCTGGGTCAAGCAGAACTATCCGCAGATCGATGTGATCGGCGGCAACATCGCCACCGGCGCTGCCGCACTGGCACTGGCCGAAGCCGGGGCCGATGCGGTCAAGGTCGGCATCGGCCCGGGCTCGATCTGCACCACCCGCATCGTGGCCGGTGTGGGCGTGCCGCAGATCATGGCGGTCGACAGTGTCGCCACCGCCCTGCAGGGCACCGGCGTGCCGCTCATCTCCGACGGCGGCGTGCGCTACTCGGGCGACATCGCAAAGGCCATCGCAGCAGGCGCCAGCACCGTGATGATGGGCAGCATGTTCGCCGGCACCGAAGAGGCGCCCGGTGAAATCGTGCTGTACCAGGGGCGCAGCTACAAGAGCTACCGCGGCATGGGTTCCATCGGCGCCATGCAGCAGGGCAGTGCCGACCGCTACTTCCAGGAATCGACCACCGGCAATCCCAACACTGACAAGCTCGTGCCAGAAGGCATCGAGGGTCGTGTGCCGTACAAGGGTTCCATCGTCTCGATCCTGTTCCAGCTGTCGGGTGGCGTGCGCGCCAGCATGGGCTACTGCGGCTGCGCCACCATCGAGGAGATGGCGGCAAAGGCGGAGTTCGTGGAGATCACTTCCGCCGGGATCCGCGAGAGCCACGTACACGACGTGCAGATCACCAAGGAAGCGCCCAACTACCGCGCGGGGTAAGGCTCGCCCCCAGGCTTGCCCACTTCGTGTGGCCGCCTACCCCCTTCCGGGGGCAACACTGGCGGTCCGGCAAAGCCGGTCCCGCGGTGTTCCTTGATGGGGCACGCTTGAATCGACCGCTCTTTTCATTTTCGCCATGCAGCACCAAAAAATCCTCATCCTCGATTTCGGCTCCCAGGTCACGCAGCTGATCGCCCGCCGGGTGCGTGAAGCCCATGTGTACTGTGAGGTCCATCCCTGCGATGTGAGCGAGCAGTGGGTGCGCGAGTTCGCGGCCGACGGGCAGCTCAAGGGCGTGATCCTGTCGGGTAGCCATGCCAGCGTGTACGAGGACACCACCGACAAGGCGCCGCAACTGGTGTTCGACCTCGGCATTCCGGTGCTCGGCATCTGCTACGGCATGCAGACCATGGCGCACCAGCTCGGCGGCAAGGTCGAGGGCGGCCATACCCGGGAATTCGGTTTCGCCCAGGTGCGTGCCCATGGCCACACCCGCCTGCTCGAAGGCATCGAAGACCTGCGGACGGCCGAAGGCCACGGCATGCTCGACGTGTGGATGAGCCATGGCGACAAGGTCACCGACCTGCCGCCCGGCTTCAAGCTCATGGCCAGCACGCCCAGCTGCCCCATTGCCGGAATGGCCGACGAAGACCGCGGCTTTTATGCGGTCCAGTTCCATCCGGAAGTCACGCACACCAAACAAGGCCGTGCGCTGCTCGACCGCTTCGTGCTCGGCATCTGCGCCGCCCGGCCCGACTGGGTCATGGGCGACTACATCGAGGAGGCCGTGGCCCGCATCCGCGAGCAGGTCGGCTATGAGGAAGTCATCCTCGGCCTGTCGGGCGGCGTCGATTCGTCCGTGGCCGCCGCGCTGATCCACCGCGCCATCGGCGACCAGCTCATCTGCGTCTTCGTCGACCACGGCCTGTTGCGCCTGCACGAAGGCGACATGGTGATGGAAATGTTCGCCGGCAAGCTCCACGCCAAGGTGGTGCGGGTCGATGCGGCGGAGATGTTCCTGAGCAAGCTGGCAGGCGTTTGCGAGCCGGAGGCCAAGCGCAAGATCATCGGCCGCGAGTTCGTCGAGGTCTTCAAGGCCGAGGCCGCGCGGCTCAAGGCGGGCGCCGACGGCGCACTCAAGGGCGCTCAGTGGCTGGCCCAGGGCACCATCTACCCGGACGTGATCGAGTCCGGCGGCGCCAAGAGCAAGAAAGCCGTCACCATCAAGAGCCACCACAACGTGGGCGGGCTGCCCGAGCAATTGGGCCTGAAGTTGCTGGAGCCGCTGCGCGACCTGTTCAAGGACGAAGTCCGGGAGCTCGGCGTGGCCCTGGGCCTGCCGCCGGAAATGGTCTACCGCCATCCTTTCCCGGGCCCTGGCCTGGGTGTGCGCATCCTGGGCGAGGTCAAGAAGGAATACGCCGACCTGCTGCGCCGCGCCGACGCGATCTTCATCGAGGAGCTGCGCAATTTTCGCGACGAGGCGACCGGCAAGACCTGGTACGAACTCACCAGCCAGGCCTTTACCGTGTTCCTGCCGGTCAAGAGCGTCGGCGTGATGGGCGACGGCCGCACCTACGATTACGTCGTGGCGCTGCGCGCGGTGCAGACCAGCGATTTCATGACCGCCGACTGGGCCGAGCTGCCGTACGCGCTGCTCAAGAAGGTATCCGGCCGCATCATCAACGAGGTGCGCGGCATCAACCGGGTGACCTACGACGTCAGCAGCAAGCCGCCAGCGACGATCGAGTGGGAGTGATGGGTCTCGGGCAGAGGCCTTGACAGCTCGCGGCAGCACAAGGGGCGTGTGCGGGCCGGGCAAGGCGGTCAGCGAACGAAGCCCCAGAGCCGCGGCAGAAACGTGCTCAGCGCCGGCACGAAGGTCAGGGTCGCCAGCACCACCGCATGCGCCCACAGGAAGGGCGCCAGCTCCCGCACCAGCGCACCCATCGGAACCCGGGAGACGTTGCAGGTCACGAACAGCAGGCCGCCGACCGGCGGCGTGATCATGCCGAGCGTCAGGTTCACGATCACGATCATGGCGAAGTGCACCGGATCCACGCCCAGCTTGAGGGCGACCGGCGCCAGGATGGGCGCCAGCACCATCACGCCGGGCAGCGGCTCGATGAAGATGCCGAAGAGCAACAGGAAGATATTGACCGCCACCAGGAACATCCAGGGAGAAAGATTCAGCGCGACGAGCCAGTCGGCCATCTGCTGCGGCACCCCCTCGATGGTGAGCAGCCAGGCGAAGGATGCCGACAGCCCGATGATGATCAGCACCGACGCCGACAGCAGCGCCGAACGCGCCAGGATGTCGGGCACCGCGCGCCAGGCCAGGGTGCGGTAGACGTATTTGCCGCACAGCAGCGCATAGAACACCGCGACCACCGAGGCTTCGGTCGGCGTGAACCAGCCCGCGCGCATGCCGCCCAGGATGACTACCGGCAGCAGGATCGCCGGCAGCGCCTTCCAGGTGGTCAGCAGGATCTCGCGCAGCGGCGGCATGCAGCCCTGGCCGCGGTAATTGCGCCGCTTCGACACCCGGAAATTGACCACGCACATCGCCGCCGCGATCAACAGCCCGGGCAGCAGGCCGGCGGCGAACAGCGCGCCGACCGAGACCGAATCGTCCTGCAGCGCGTAGACGATCATGATGATCGAGGGCGGGATGATCGGCCCGACGATGGCGGTGGAGGCGGTCAGCGCGGCAGCGTAGGCGCGGTCGTAGCCGGCCTTGTCCATCATGCGGATCAGCATCGAGCCGGGCCCGGCGGCATCCGCCAGCGCCGAGCCTGAAATGCCTGAGAAGAAGGTCAGAGCGACCACGTTGGTATAGCCCA
The nucleotide sequence above comes from Xylophilus sp. GOD-11R. Encoded proteins:
- a CDS encoding type II toxin-antitoxin system RatA family toxin codes for the protein MKTVTKSVLIWYSPEEMFALVTDVAKYPQFLPWCDRASVQSQDEHGMTAQVGISFSGIRQSFTTRNTHVAGREVHMQLIDGPFSQLEGLWRFQPVGEGEQRACRIEFELKYGFSNIALATLVGPVFDRIAGSMVDAFVKRADEVYGG
- a CDS encoding RnfH family protein — encoded protein: MAGEPGASLAITLAIDRGARVVEEHMLALPIGARLVDALAAAGYGDETDAGIWGKQRSPDTVLKSGDRVEIYRPLRVDPKVARRERFRKQGTRATGLFARKD
- a CDS encoding DUF4124 domain-containing protein, which codes for MTVARFLIALTLACTAGSVAAQFVWLDKTGRKVYSDRPPPIDVPERSILKQPGGPARSAPAQAPAPAPTAPAAAPGQRPPGQDGELADRRRQQEAAEKAKAQAEETKAAAARADNCQRAQQSAAALNSGVRIATLNAAGERSYMDDQTRAAEAQRAQSIMASDCR
- the guaB gene encoding IMP dehydrogenase: MRLLGKALTFDDVLLVPAYSQVLPKDTSLATRFSRNITLNIPLVSAAMDTVTEARLAIAIAQEGGIGIVHKNLTAAEQAAQVAKVKRYESGVLRDPVVITPTHTVLQVKQMSDELGISGFPVIDGGKVVGIVTGRDLRFETRLDIPVRDIMTPREKLITVGEGTSAAEARALLHKHKLERLLVIDDSWQLNGLITVKDITKQNNFPNAARDPSGRLRVGAAVGVGEGTEERVEALVRAGVDAIVVDTAHGHSKGVIDRVRWVKQNYPQIDVIGGNIATGAAALALAEAGADAVKVGIGPGSICTTRIVAGVGVPQIMAVDSVATALQGTGVPLISDGGVRYSGDIAKAIAAGASTVMMGSMFAGTEEAPGEIVLYQGRSYKSYRGMGSIGAMQQGSADRYFQESTTGNPNTDKLVPEGIEGRVPYKGSIVSILFQLSGGVRASMGYCGCATIEEMAAKAEFVEITSAGIRESHVHDVQITKEAPNYRAG
- the guaA gene encoding glutamine-hydrolyzing GMP synthase; this translates as MQHQKILILDFGSQVTQLIARRVREAHVYCEVHPCDVSEQWVREFAADGQLKGVILSGSHASVYEDTTDKAPQLVFDLGIPVLGICYGMQTMAHQLGGKVEGGHTREFGFAQVRAHGHTRLLEGIEDLRTAEGHGMLDVWMSHGDKVTDLPPGFKLMASTPSCPIAGMADEDRGFYAVQFHPEVTHTKQGRALLDRFVLGICAARPDWVMGDYIEEAVARIREQVGYEEVILGLSGGVDSSVAAALIHRAIGDQLICVFVDHGLLRLHEGDMVMEMFAGKLHAKVVRVDAAEMFLSKLAGVCEPEAKRKIIGREFVEVFKAEAARLKAGADGALKGAQWLAQGTIYPDVIESGGAKSKKAVTIKSHHNVGGLPEQLGLKLLEPLRDLFKDEVRELGVALGLPPEMVYRHPFPGPGLGVRILGEVKKEYADLLRRADAIFIEELRNFRDEATGKTWYELTSQAFTVFLPVKSVGVMGDGRTYDYVVALRAVQTSDFMTADWAELPYALLKKVSGRIINEVRGINRVTYDVSSKPPATIEWE
- a CDS encoding TRAP transporter large permease — its product is MSPSVVLILSACLFLAIGVPVAFSLGLATVATLLLATSFPLLVLLKETFTGIDSFPLMAVPFFILAAELMSGGSLTEVLLRFAGQFVGHKRGGLGYTNVVALTFFSGISGSALADAAGPGSMLIRMMDKAGYDRAYAAALTASTAIVGPIIPPSIIMIVYALQDDSVSVGALFAAGLLPGLLIAAAMCVVNFRVSKRRNYRGQGCMPPLREILLTTWKALPAILLPVVILGGMRAGWFTPTEASVVAVFYALLCGKYVYRTLAWRAVPDILARSALLSASVLIIIGLSASFAWLLTIEGVPQQMADWLVALNLSPWMFLVAVNIFLLLFGIFIEPLPGVMVLAPILAPVALKLGVDPVHFAMIVIVNLTLGMITPPVGGLLFVTCNVSRVPMGALVRELAPFLWAHAVVLATLTFVPALSTFLPRLWGFVR